Within the Sarcophilus harrisii chromosome 2, mSarHar1.11, whole genome shotgun sequence genome, the region AGACACAGCTTTCTATGCATCATAgtattcacactggagagaaaccttatgaatgtagtaCATGTGGAAAGGCCTTCAATAGGAAGTCAAATCTCACTGTGCATCAGAAAAGTCATACTGAAAAAAGTCTTTCTGAATGTAAAGAGTGTGGGAAAGCTTTCCATGAGAAATCAGATCTTCTAAAacatcaaagaaatcacaggGGAGAAAAAGCTTACGAATGTAGTGTATGTGGGAAGGCCTTTAGGATGAATTCAcatcttactgtacatcagagaattcatactggagaaaaaccatatgaatgtagtgaatgtgggaTGGCCTTCAGGCGTAAGACAGAGCGTACTgtgcatcagagaattcatactggagagagtCTTTATGAATGTAAGGATTGTGGGAAGGCTTTCTTCTACAACTCAGTATTTATGctacatcaaagaattcatactggagaaaaaccttatgagtGTGGTAAATGTGGGAAGGCGTTCAGGAGTAAAACACAGCTTAATGTACATCAGAGGGTTCATCCTGGAACGATTCTTTATGAATGTAAAGAATGTGGGAAGGCTTTCCACTACAATTCAGAACTTATTAGACATCAAAGAATTCATGCTGAAGGtaaaccttatgaatgtagtgAGTGTGGGAATACtttcataaataagaaaacaCTTACTGTGCATCAGAGTATTCATACTGGAgtgaaaccttatgaatgtagtgaatgtgggaaggccttcaggTGTAAGACACAACTTACTTTTCATCAAAgcattcatactggagagaaaccttatgaatgtaatgtatgTGGAAAGGCCTTCAGGAGGAAACCACGTCTTATTgtgcatcagagaatccatactggagagaaaccttacaagtgtaatgaatgtgggaagtcCTTCAGGATTAAGGCACATATTACTGTGCATCAAAgcattcatactggagagaaaccctatgaatgtaatgCATGTGGGAAGGCCTTTAATAGGAAGTCAAATCTTACTgtgcatcagagaattcatactggagaaacaCCTTATGAATGTAGTGAATGTAGGATGGCCTTCAGGTTTAAGAGACagcttactgtacatcagagaattcatacttgAGGGAAATCTTATGAATTTAGTAAATGTGGGAATGCCTTTATATAGAGTGCAAAACTTTTTgtccatcagagaattcatacatAAGATATTCCTCATGAATGTAAAGAGTGGGAAGACTATCAcaacttaaattttattgaaCATCAGAGAGTACTTACTGGGGAGGGACCTTATTAATGTGGAAAGGCATTCAGAGTTAAGCTACAACTTGGCATATGTCAGAGCACTTATACTGGATAGAAACCTTATGAAGCTGGTGAATATGGGAAGGCCTTCAGAAGTAAGAGTAAATTTAATGTGCTTTAAAAATTCATACAGGAAAGATTATTTATGAATATAAGGAGTATGAGAAGGTCTTCCACTAAAATCAGAACTTATTGGACATCACAGAATTCATACTTAAGATAAACTTTATGAATATACTATATGTGGGCAGACCTTTTCCCTGATTTTAGAGCTTGATATTAGAGCATTGATACAAGAGAGAAATCTTATGAAGCTAATGAATGTGGAACACCTTCAGAGTAAGGACACAACTTAGCATAAAAAAATattctggagagaaaccttttgagtTATATAAGGCATGTGGGAAGGTATTTGTATTGAGGACACTTGTCTGACATccatcaaagaatttatattctgcaGAATCTTTATGAATGTAAGTACTGTGGGAGAATCCCATAGCCATCGAGACTGATTCTGAGTCAGAATATGAAATCTAAGAGATCTCATTTAGCCCTATGAAAGGAAATAGTCCTCCCTTCTGTACAACCCTCTAAGGGAAGAAAGATTAATGATGTCCTCCCATGGACCTTCTGCTATGGAGAGGATGTGAGGGTTGAGCCAAAGGTGGTGGTATCGGGGGAACCTTTGTATTAACTTTGATCCCTGGGCAGATGGCATGCAGAAGTCTTATGGATGATCTCTTGGCCATCAGATGAGCTTGATCTGTGATGAATTCCTGTTGATTGTGCTGAGATATGAATCATTTGAACTGTACTCTTGACATTGCTGGTGCTGCTTTTACTTATATTCATCAGGGTAGATACTCAACCATAAAGATTTGGAATAACACTAATTTCTTAAAATCCTGATAAGGATCTGTGGCAGATAATGATTCTATTTGATTTCTGCCCTGTGTTCTGAATGTCAAAGAGAAGGAATTCAATGAAGTGGCTGTAAACAGCAGGTGGAAGTATCATCTAATTAGTGGCATATGGGTAGGAAATTCTCACTTTGTTCAAAGGAAATAAACAGGGAATTTTAGgaaatcaaaactatcagatGTCACAGGACAAAACGCTCCACATCagtttagagaaatacaaataaaaacaactctcaGATACCACACCTCATACCTATTATATTAGGCAATGTCATAGCTAAGGATAAGGACGTTTttcaggggatggggaagaatCGTGATATTAATTCATGGTTCATAGTAGCTACAGCCATTCTGGTGACCAATTTGGACCTGTGTCCAAAGTCCTATGAAACTACATTCCTCTTTACCTACTTAGAACACTACTTGGTCTTTAcaccaaagagataaaaggaaaaggacttatgtgAAGAAAAGTATTTctagtggctctttttgtggcagcaaaatattggaaattgaggagatgctcattatttggggaatggttaGATACATTGTGGTTCATGGTTGTAATAGAGTACTAttttgttgtaagaaatgatgaatggtaGCTAAATGCCTTattggataaagcactgggccttgAAGGCAGtaagcctcaaacacttattagctctgtatctctgagcaagtcatttaagctcttttttgctttaatatcttgaaaaaggaaatggcagaattattcagccaagaaaactcccaatggaGTCATGAAGGTTCAAAGAATCATTGAATCACTCAACATGAGGGAGGGAGATTatcaagatttatatgaattgaaacagagtaaagtaaacagaaccaggttattattgtacacagtaatagcaatattgtaatgattaaCTATCAATCAAAGagttagctactctgatcaaaatAATTCCAAGGAACTCATGATGAAATGTACTATCCATCTGCAGAAGACAAAATGATTAACTCAATTTAAGTGGaaggatatatttttttcattttcttactgaTTCTGCTacgtttatttttttgtttgttattctacatgtataatttatatatttctgcCCTTATGGAGTATAGGAGGGGTTGGAaagaattttggaactcaaaatgttaaaaaaaatgttcaaaataaagatttttatttaaataattttaaaaaaggatttgctTATTGAACTTTTAGAGGTGGGTTTTTCTGTAACACAGAGAAGCCCAAAATTTCTGCCTGATTCCCTGATCCCCTGCTTGCCCATTCTAGCCAGGGTACAAAGTCCAATGGGGATCAAATGTGATGGTTCAAAATTGGGTTCTGGGTAAATGAAAGGTTTGGTGATTGACTAATGCACATAGTCACAAGTTGACTCCTCAGCTACTTGACCAATCCTGGAAGAGAGTTACCTGGGCTTTTTTCTCTCCTAAGAGTTGACAATGATCTGCAAATCACTACTTAACCATTGTTCTGGAACTGCTGGTCTATTCCATGGTTTTGATGTTTCTTCACACTTCCTGCAGGGGAAGCAATATGTAGTCAACTTGTAAAGACAGCTTTGAGTCACACTTTAATGGACTTCAAGAAAGCAATATTCTATCTTCGAGTCAGTAAGAAAGCTACAAAATTTCTGAAACAATGATATGGTCTCacttatattttaggaatatcaatttgttAATTTTATAGAGGTTACCTATATTCATAGAGATGGACTCCTTTGTCAATTATTGTCTTAGGAGTAATATGATTTAAGAGGGCTGAAGAGAATTAGAGTACcgatttctttttttgaagaagTGATggatttaaaatacataattagaCTTAAATTTTTGAGTGTGACCAATGTGGAGATCGAATTTGCTGGGCTATATTTACATGATAGGAAGttttacttttcttgattttttttttttttttgttcagtggaggagaaggaaaaataattgctaAAATGAGTGTGTCAGCTGGACTGAATTGGCCATTAACCTATTGAATGATCCAAACAGAGTCCTCTAAATAGCTTTTGTGAAATATGTAACCTGTACAGAATCTTACTGCAGAATATAAGCAGACTCCTACCTGTTTAAGAatcagttttaaattatttttttccccagagattgGGAGAGAGGTGGAATGGGGAATATGTGGAGATTCCTAGCAAGTATAATTTTCCTACATAGAAGGCCAAAGGTTGGTGGGAGTGGGAAGCTATAGTAGGTGAAAGATTGTAGGAACTTTGGAGCTATTTGGAGAACTGGTAGCAAATGAAGGGCACTGCTATCCAAAGTAATATAATTTAGAGTTATTGGAGCTTCCTTTAAATGATGTATGACTCACTTGAAGCATAGTCTGGACACTGATATTCTGCTTCTTCTGGGATTTGAGTGAATTTATTCccacttccttcttcccttaGAGCATTCTGCTTGGTGAACTGAtgttactcttttttaaaatgttcatttgctGTCTGCATTTTTGTAATTAGTTGTGActgccaaaaaaataataattagccaGTTTTAGCAAATTCTAAACAAGCGTGTGAGCTGTTGATGATTGGACCTCcctggagaaggagaaaggggaaaatttaaacACTTTatataatgccggagaaactgaggcaggagagagattagagagttttcaatattttattaattggagagagtaattgactggacaggactctcgtctcaaattatccagtcagataaagatatactgggaccaaggaatccatgttggtcccagggctggggagactgtcatctcaaagaatccagcaatccATAGGAACTGCCCAATTCCTTAAATACCCCTAGAAACAAAGAACTAGaagggaaggcttctgtcaggatggggggagaccataaagcCTAagagcccagagacaggatgtctgaatacccagagataaagatgtcagtgaggtatcttgggggatgttgtaaattcttgaggacaggaggtctgcttgtttatcttgctagtaatttataatcttagagtaaaaggttcccaatcttaatggaccagagtgggtttttacaactaaggggatttcacagaacagttaaggaaactgagacaaaggaatctagttcagggaaaccaagtcagaacagttaaagagaatgGCATAACACTTACTCTGGACTTGGCCAAGAGCTTCATGTTTaagggttctctctctctctctcaccccagaaacagaaagagaaggatatgtgtgttttattatattagagATAGGAAAGTTTCATTCCTCTTCAAGATTGAAACATGTGTCCAAAATGGCTTCTGGAAATTGCCATTTACTCCAAACAACAGTTGTAAATGTAATTTGCTTCTAGTTTACAAGCAGTTACAATCAggagcagctttttttttttattttattaaataactttttattgacagaacccatgccagggtaattttttacaatattatcccttgcactcacttctgttccgatttttcccctccctccctccaccctctccccaagatggcaagcagtcctatacatgttaaatagattacagtagatcttggatacaatatatgtgtgcagaaccaaacagttttcttgttgcccagggagaattggatttagaaggtataaataacctgggaagaagaacaaaaatgcaagcagtttacattcatttcctagtgttctttctttgggtgtagctgcttctgtccatccttgatcaattgaaactaagttagatcttgtctttgttgaagaaatccacttccatcagaatacatcctcatacagtatcgttgttgacgtatataatgatttcctggttctgctcatttcgctcagcatcagtccatgtaggtctcgccaatcctctctgtattcgtcctgctggtcatttcttacaaaacaataatatcagGAGCAGCTTTTGCTGGGAGCCGAATGATTGCATTTCTGCTCCTTTAGGCAGGAGATAAACCAAAGAACTTCCAGGAGTGACCTCAGAGACTTGTGAGAGCCGGAGCTCCAGGAGGTCTTAATAAAGGGACATCGTTTTCTGAGCGTCCCCTGGGAGCCCCTCTATTTTCTACTCCAGCTTGTACAAGTTCTCCTGGGAGCACGTACTCTTCTTCACTAGTCCAGGAGATAGAAGCCGTCCGACCTTGCCCATGAAGAACCCCTG harbors:
- the LOC116422033 gene encoding zinc finger protein 420-like; translation: MAPVLLSAQPCQESVTFQDVAVEFSWEEWEHLNSTQKKLYREVMLENYRNLASLGFAVSKPDVIYQLERKEASWMPETDIPKSSFPGSKEFTKEKSYECGECGKTFKSKTQLTLHQSIHTGKILYECKECGKAFIYNSELSLHQRIHTGEKPYKCNECGKAFRRKANLTMHQRIHTGEKPYECSACGMAFRRKIQLTVHLKIHPGKVLYECKECGKAFHYNSELIKHQRNHMGEKPYDCSECGKTFRSKTQLTMHQRIHTGQKPYECKECGKAFFYNSNLIKHQRIHTGEKPYECSICRKAFRRKANLNMHHRIHTGEKPFECNTCGKTFKRKSTLNMHQRIHTGEKPYECRECGMTFRLKTQLSMHHSIHTGEKPYECSTCGKAFNRKSNLTVHQKSHTEKSLSECKECGKAFHEKSDLLKHQRNHRGEKAYECSVCGKAFRMNSHLTVHQRIHTGEKPYECSECGMAFRRKTERTVHQRIHTGESLYECKDCGKAFFYNSVFMLHQRIHTGEKPYECGKCGKAFRSKTQLNVHQRVHPGTILYECKECGKAFHYNSELIRHQRIHAEGKPYECSECGNTFINKKTLTVHQSIHTGVKPYECSECGKAFRCKTQLTFHQSIHTGEKPYECNVCGKAFRRKPRLIVHQRIHTGEKPYKCNECGKSFRIKAHITVHQSIHTGEKPYECNACGKAFNRKSNLTVHQRIHTGETPYECSECRMAFRFKRQLTVHQRIHT